A DNA window from Amphiprion ocellaris isolate individual 3 ecotype Okinawa chromosome 8, ASM2253959v1, whole genome shotgun sequence contains the following coding sequences:
- the phactr3a gene encoding phosphatase and actin regulator 3a isoform X2, protein MATSDGLDGCLQRGRSQSDPNILTEPGIDLAHGTEVVDQQRVLRTGCLVTGVHTPPIRRNSKLATLGRIFKPWKWRKKKNEKLKQSSTDVALSSGLLCHDPSSPTQGCCSDGGVLLGGFGGPLNPNLTVSSVEYLGPDEERPPSVATPLQDSERVEENVPLPDQDGNEEVHPAGDLPEGLQDLGEQMEERSEEEILPATSPPQVPPKLLPQLSGGDDSGPVSLPTHLPNSYLPKEPPPPRATESLASMTLPLRGPLANSSGSPHIGNMMHPPMPPSCIMEELQRAFASKNRQESVHEGCEQGSPPRLWCSDGRLSRSCSSENQHTSFLGGSCVGGGGSDWPKKEAEENKENVRLDQCFSNTSGLPTDLDGWNESVISGTLPRRLRKELLAVKLRNRPSKQELEDRNIFPARSDQERQEIRQQIEMKLAKRLSQRPNVEELESRNILKQRNDQTEQEERREIKQRLNRKLNQRPTVDELRDRKILIRFSDYVEVAKAQDYDRRADKPWTRLSAADKAAIRKELNEFKSTEMEVHASSKHLTRFHRP, encoded by the exons AAGTGGTGGACCAGCAGAGGGTGCTGAGGACCGGCTGCCTGGTGACCGGGGTGCACACTCCACCCATCCGACGCAACAGCAAGCTGGCCACCCTGGGTCGCATCTTCAAGCCCTGGAagtggaggaaaaagaaaaacgagAAGCTCAAGCAGAGTTCCACAG ATGTAGCATTATCCAGTGGCCTTCTATGCCATGACCCCAGCTCCCCCACCCAGGGCTGCTGCTCGGACGGTGGAGTCCTGCTGGGAGGATTCGGGGGCCCTCTGAATCCAAACCTCACCGTCAGCAGCGTGGAATATCTCGGTCCTGATGAGGAGCGTCCCCCTTCAG TAGCTACCCCTCTCCAGGACAGTGAACGGGTGGAGGAGAATGTACCACTACCGGACCAGGATGGAAATGAGGAGGTGCACCCTGCTGGGGATTTACCTGAGGGGCTGCAGGATCTGGGAGAACAGATGGAAGAGCGATCGGAGGAGGAGATTCTTCCAGCAACTTCCCCACCACAAGTACCTCCAAAACTTTTGCCCCAGCTGAGCGGAGGAGACG ATTCAGGCCCGGTGTCTCTCCCCACTCACCTGCCCAACTCCTACCTCCCCAAGGAGCCTCCACCCCCCAGGGCCACAGAGAGCCTGGCTTCCATGACCCTGCCGCTACGAGGGCCCCTGGCCAACTCCTCAGGGTCCCCGCATATAGGCAATATGATGCACCCTCCGATGCCCCCTAGCTGCATcatggaggagctgcagagagccTTCGCTTCCAAGAACAGACAAGAGAG tgtccATGAAGGGTGTGAGCAGGGATCACCCCCTCGGCTCTGGTGTTCAGACGGACGCCTCTCTCGCTCCTGCAGCTCGGAGAACCAACACACGTCGTTCCTGGGGGGCAGCTGTGTGGGAGGTGGAGGCTCCGACTGGCCCAAGAAGGAGGCCGAGGAGAACAAGGAGAACGTGCGGCTGGACCAGTGCTTCTCCAACACCTCGGGCCTCCCCACGGACCTGGACGGCTGGAATGAGTCTGTCATCTCTG GCACACTTCCTCGCAGGCTAAGGAAGGAGTTGCTGGCCGTCAAACTACGGAACAGGCCCAGCAAGCAGGAACTGGAGGACAGGAATATCTTCCCAGCAAGGAGCGATCAGGAGCGCCAGGAAATCCGCCAGCAGATTGAGATGAAACTTGCCAA GAGGCTGAGCCAGAGACCGAatgtggaggagctggagagtcGGAACATCTTGAAAC AGAGAAATGACCAGACGGAGcaggaggagagaagggagatCAAACAGCGGCTCAACAGAAAG CTCAACCAGCGGCCCACAGTAGACGAACTACGAGACAGAAAGATTCTGATCCGCTTCAGCGACTACGTGGAGGTGGCCAAAGCTCAGGACTACGACAGGAGAGCAGACAAGCCCTGGActcgtctctcagcagcagacaag GCTGCCATCCGAAAAGAGCTGAACGAGTTCAAAAGCACGGAGATGGAAGTGCACGCCTCGAGCAAACACCTAACGAG GTTCCACCGGCCATGA
- the phactr3a gene encoding phosphatase and actin regulator 3a isoform X1 gives MATSDGLDGCLQRGRSQSDPNILTEPGIDLAHGTVEVVDQQRVLRTGCLVTGVHTPPIRRNSKLATLGRIFKPWKWRKKKNEKLKQSSTDVALSSGLLCHDPSSPTQGCCSDGGVLLGGFGGPLNPNLTVSSVEYLGPDEERPPSVATPLQDSERVEENVPLPDQDGNEEVHPAGDLPEGLQDLGEQMEERSEEEILPATSPPQVPPKLLPQLSGGDDSGPVSLPTHLPNSYLPKEPPPPRATESLASMTLPLRGPLANSSGSPHIGNMMHPPMPPSCIMEELQRAFASKNRQESVHEGCEQGSPPRLWCSDGRLSRSCSSENQHTSFLGGSCVGGGGSDWPKKEAEENKENVRLDQCFSNTSGLPTDLDGWNESVISGTLPRRLRKELLAVKLRNRPSKQELEDRNIFPARSDQERQEIRQQIEMKLAKRLSQRPNVEELESRNILKQRNDQTEQEERREIKQRLNRKLNQRPTVDELRDRKILIRFSDYVEVAKAQDYDRRADKPWTRLSAADKAAIRKELNEFKSTEMEVHASSKHLTRFHRP, from the exons TAGAAGTGGTGGACCAGCAGAGGGTGCTGAGGACCGGCTGCCTGGTGACCGGGGTGCACACTCCACCCATCCGACGCAACAGCAAGCTGGCCACCCTGGGTCGCATCTTCAAGCCCTGGAagtggaggaaaaagaaaaacgagAAGCTCAAGCAGAGTTCCACAG ATGTAGCATTATCCAGTGGCCTTCTATGCCATGACCCCAGCTCCCCCACCCAGGGCTGCTGCTCGGACGGTGGAGTCCTGCTGGGAGGATTCGGGGGCCCTCTGAATCCAAACCTCACCGTCAGCAGCGTGGAATATCTCGGTCCTGATGAGGAGCGTCCCCCTTCAG TAGCTACCCCTCTCCAGGACAGTGAACGGGTGGAGGAGAATGTACCACTACCGGACCAGGATGGAAATGAGGAGGTGCACCCTGCTGGGGATTTACCTGAGGGGCTGCAGGATCTGGGAGAACAGATGGAAGAGCGATCGGAGGAGGAGATTCTTCCAGCAACTTCCCCACCACAAGTACCTCCAAAACTTTTGCCCCAGCTGAGCGGAGGAGACG ATTCAGGCCCGGTGTCTCTCCCCACTCACCTGCCCAACTCCTACCTCCCCAAGGAGCCTCCACCCCCCAGGGCCACAGAGAGCCTGGCTTCCATGACCCTGCCGCTACGAGGGCCCCTGGCCAACTCCTCAGGGTCCCCGCATATAGGCAATATGATGCACCCTCCGATGCCCCCTAGCTGCATcatggaggagctgcagagagccTTCGCTTCCAAGAACAGACAAGAGAG tgtccATGAAGGGTGTGAGCAGGGATCACCCCCTCGGCTCTGGTGTTCAGACGGACGCCTCTCTCGCTCCTGCAGCTCGGAGAACCAACACACGTCGTTCCTGGGGGGCAGCTGTGTGGGAGGTGGAGGCTCCGACTGGCCCAAGAAGGAGGCCGAGGAGAACAAGGAGAACGTGCGGCTGGACCAGTGCTTCTCCAACACCTCGGGCCTCCCCACGGACCTGGACGGCTGGAATGAGTCTGTCATCTCTG GCACACTTCCTCGCAGGCTAAGGAAGGAGTTGCTGGCCGTCAAACTACGGAACAGGCCCAGCAAGCAGGAACTGGAGGACAGGAATATCTTCCCAGCAAGGAGCGATCAGGAGCGCCAGGAAATCCGCCAGCAGATTGAGATGAAACTTGCCAA GAGGCTGAGCCAGAGACCGAatgtggaggagctggagagtcGGAACATCTTGAAAC AGAGAAATGACCAGACGGAGcaggaggagagaagggagatCAAACAGCGGCTCAACAGAAAG CTCAACCAGCGGCCCACAGTAGACGAACTACGAGACAGAAAGATTCTGATCCGCTTCAGCGACTACGTGGAGGTGGCCAAAGCTCAGGACTACGACAGGAGAGCAGACAAGCCCTGGActcgtctctcagcagcagacaag GCTGCCATCCGAAAAGAGCTGAACGAGTTCAAAAGCACGGAGATGGAAGTGCACGCCTCGAGCAAACACCTAACGAG GTTCCACCGGCCATGA